From a single Silene latifolia isolate original U9 population chromosome 6, ASM4854445v1, whole genome shotgun sequence genomic region:
- the LOC141658526 gene encoding transcription factor bHLH14-like has product MGENFTISSSTSSSSKAPKPQEFQFPSTLLSNLQFLLQTQPFWWNYAILWQTTTQNININNNTETLSLIWSEGHFQGFQSPSTKPTKQPIISDEEGSSMDDMVTDVEWFYMSSPTRAHPIKQGGVLAKAYTTGALVWLSGPGSLASYNCDRVQEADSHGLETLVIIPVSNGVLELGSVDSIHENWDLVQQVNNLFGPLSVPDMGYTRPNFVTNSDLQSHLSLSETCDSDKLLSPEKTARRRGRRRSGTLPITVNHVEAERQRRDKMNSRFYALRSVVPYVSKMDKASLLGDAVAYINELKSKVESLESKLPIKECTSNSDNCTSTLLKNMKMINVPSENYRKEMTATIPTEVNVRILGSEAMIRVQCENINHPSARLMDLFKELNLQVQHATISTIGELMIQDVVISNVPTEIWSSDELKNVIFGRLTM; this is encoded by the coding sequence atgggCGAGAATTTTACAATTTCATCCTCAACTTCATCATCATCCAAGGCACCAAAACCCCAAGAATTCCAATTCCCATCAACATTACTATCAAATTTACAATTCTTACTTCAAACTCAACCATTTTGGTGGAATTACGCCATTTTATGGCAAACTACAACTCAAAacatcaacatcaacaacaataCCGAAACTCTTAGCTTAATTTGGTCTGAGGGTCATTTCCAAGGCTTCCAAAGCCCATCTACCAAGCCCACTAAGCAGCCGATTATCTCCGACGAAGAAGGTTCTTCAATGGATGACATGGTGACCGATGTGGAATGGTTTTACATGTCTTCACCTACTAGGGCACACCCTATAAAACAAGGTGGTGTACTTGCTAAGGCTTACACTACCGGGGCCTTAGTTTGGTTAAGTGGACCGGGTTCACTAGCCTCGTATAATTGTGACCGCGTGCAAGAAGCCGACTCACATGGGCTAGAGACTCTTGTTATTATACCTGTGTCCAATGGTGTTCTCGAGTTGGGTTCTGTTGACTCGATCCATGAGAATTGGGATTTGGTTCAGCAAGTTAATAATCTTTTTGGGCCGTTGAGTGTTCCCGATATGGGCTACACTCGGCCTAATTTTGTAACTAATAGTGACCTACAAAGTCATTTGAGCCTGTCTGAGACGTGTGACTCAGACAAGCTCTTGAGTCCTGAGAAAACGGCGAGGAGAAGAGGGAGACGTCGTAGTGGGACTCTTCCTATTACAGTTAATCACGTGGAGGCAGAGAGACAAAGGAGAGATAAAATGAATAGTCGATTTTATGCCCTACGGTCCGTAGTCCCGTATGTGTCCAAAATGGACAAGGCGTCACTGTTAGGTGACGCCGTGGCATATATCAATGAGTTGAAAAGTAAAGTAGAAAGCTTAGAGTCAAAACTTCCAATAAAGGAGTGTACTAGTAATAGTGACAATTGCACGAGTACGCTTTTAAAAAACATGAAAATGATTAACGTGCCTAGTGAAAATTACCGTAAAGAAATGACTGCGACAATTCCAACTGAAGTTAATGTTAGGATTTTGGGTAGTGAGGCTATGATTAGGGTTCAATGTGAGAATATTAATCACCCTTCCGCAAGATTAATGGATTTGTTTAAGGAGCTTAATTTGCAAGTTCAACATGCTACAATTTCTACAATAGGAGAGCTAATGATTCAAGATGTTGTGATTTCTAACGTTCCAACGGAGATATGGAGTTCGGATGAATTGAAAAATGTAATCTTTGGAAGATTAACGATGTAG